A single region of the Mycobacterium lentiflavum genome encodes:
- a CDS encoding response regulator gives MTPASRAIEILLVEDDPGDELITREALEHNKFQNRLHVAHDGEEGLDFLYKRGRFEGAPRPDLILLDLNLPKYDGRQLLEKVKSDADLARIPIVVLTTSSAEEDILRSYKLHANAYVAKPVDLDQFISAVRQIDEFFLQVVRLPGV, from the coding sequence ATGACACCCGCCAGCAGAGCAATCGAGATCCTGCTCGTCGAAGACGACCCGGGAGACGAACTCATTACGCGGGAGGCATTGGAGCACAACAAGTTTCAGAATCGACTGCACGTCGCGCACGACGGTGAAGAAGGGCTCGACTTTCTCTACAAGCGCGGTCGGTTCGAGGGCGCGCCGCGACCGGACCTCATCCTGCTGGATCTGAATCTGCCCAAGTACGACGGCCGCCAGTTGCTGGAGAAGGTGAAGTCCGACGCGGATCTCGCGCGTATCCCGATCGTGGTGCTCACCACTTCCTCGGCGGAGGAAGACATCCTGCGCAGCTACAAGCTGCATGCCAACGCCTATGTCGCAAAGCCGGTCGACCTCGACCAATTCATCAGTGCGGTAAGGCAGATCGATGAGTTCTTCCTGCAGGTTGTTCGTCTGCCGGGCGTGTAG
- a CDS encoding SulP family inorganic anion transporter, whose amino-acid sequence MNALVETARSGSLLKNLRHDVPASLVVFLVALPLSLGIAIASGAPLAAGLIAAVVGGIVAGTFGGSSVQVSGPAAGLTVVVAGLIDDFGFPMLCLMTIGAGALQIAFGLSRLARAALAIAPVVVHAMLAGIGITIILQQIHVLMGGSSHSSAWQNLVALPNGILHHELHEVITGATVIAILLVWSRLPAKIRMIPAPLVAIVAATALAIAAGLDTDRISLSGNFFDALNLPHISGATPNGKPWLDETEDIVIGVLTIALIASVESLLCAVGVDKLHNGPRTNFDKEIIGQGSANVVSGLLGGLPITGVIVRSSANAAAGARTRMSAVLHGVWILLFASLFTDLVELIPKAALAGLLIVVGAQLIKLAHIKLAWRTGNFAVYAITILSVVFLNLLEGVLIGLAVAIGFLLVRVTRAPVAVQPVGGEQSKQWRIDIDGTLSFLLLPRLTKALASVPQGTEVTLNLNADYIDDSVSETIEDWQRTHEARGGVVVIVETTGPKLQNAHARPPKRHFASPPIGLVPWRSANHENNGEASILDRVDEYHRNGSAVLHQHIAGLGGAQDPYALFLTCADSRILPNVITASGPGDLYTVRNFGNLVPADSDDRSVDAAIEFAASQLGVRSVVICGHSSCAAMKVLLDDNAGHSATPMAQWLQYAGDSLAAYRDHHPARASAAANGYSEIDQLSIVNVAIQLERLIRHPILATPVTVGDIQVVGIFFDIATTRVYEVTPRGIVCREEPPATRPADEQPAGRTHRSALPH is encoded by the coding sequence ATGAATGCGCTTGTCGAAACGGCCAGATCCGGGTCACTTCTGAAGAATCTGCGCCACGACGTTCCCGCATCGCTCGTCGTCTTCCTTGTGGCCCTGCCACTTTCGCTGGGCATCGCGATCGCCTCCGGGGCCCCGCTCGCCGCCGGCTTGATCGCCGCGGTGGTGGGCGGCATCGTCGCCGGCACTTTCGGCGGGTCGTCGGTCCAGGTCAGTGGCCCGGCCGCGGGCCTCACCGTCGTGGTCGCCGGACTGATCGACGACTTCGGCTTCCCGATGTTGTGCCTGATGACGATCGGCGCGGGTGCGCTGCAGATCGCGTTCGGGCTGAGCCGGCTGGCACGCGCCGCGCTGGCTATTGCTCCGGTGGTCGTGCACGCGATGCTGGCGGGCATCGGTATCACGATCATTTTGCAGCAGATTCACGTACTGATGGGGGGATCGTCACACAGCTCTGCTTGGCAGAATCTCGTGGCGTTGCCCAACGGGATTCTGCATCACGAACTGCATGAGGTGATCACCGGCGCAACGGTCATCGCGATCTTGTTGGTCTGGTCGCGGCTGCCCGCCAAAATTCGGATGATCCCCGCCCCACTGGTCGCCATCGTCGCTGCCACCGCGCTGGCGATCGCGGCGGGGCTGGATACCGATCGAATCTCCCTGTCGGGCAACTTCTTCGACGCACTCAACCTGCCTCATATCTCGGGAGCGACCCCGAACGGCAAGCCGTGGCTGGACGAGACCGAGGACATCGTCATCGGTGTCCTGACGATCGCCCTGATCGCCAGTGTGGAATCGCTGCTGTGCGCGGTCGGTGTCGACAAACTGCACAACGGCCCACGCACGAACTTCGACAAGGAGATCATCGGGCAGGGCAGCGCGAACGTGGTATCCGGATTGCTTGGCGGATTGCCGATTACCGGTGTCATCGTGCGTAGTTCGGCCAACGCGGCCGCGGGCGCCCGCACCCGGATGTCGGCCGTGCTGCACGGCGTGTGGATCCTGCTGTTCGCCTCGCTGTTCACCGACCTGGTGGAACTCATCCCAAAGGCCGCGCTGGCCGGACTGCTAATCGTGGTCGGCGCCCAGCTGATCAAGCTAGCTCACATCAAACTAGCTTGGCGCACAGGCAATTTCGCAGTGTACGCCATCACCATTCTGTCGGTGGTGTTCCTGAACCTGCTCGAAGGTGTGCTCATCGGGCTCGCCGTCGCCATCGGCTTCCTACTGGTCAGGGTGACCCGCGCACCGGTCGCGGTGCAGCCGGTCGGCGGTGAGCAGTCCAAGCAGTGGCGCATCGATATCGACGGCACGCTGAGCTTCCTGCTGCTGCCCCGCCTGACCAAGGCGCTCGCGTCGGTGCCGCAGGGCACCGAGGTGACGCTGAACCTGAACGCGGACTACATCGACGACTCCGTATCCGAAACGATCGAGGATTGGCAACGCACGCACGAAGCGCGCGGCGGAGTGGTGGTGATCGTGGAGACGACCGGCCCGAAACTGCAGAACGCGCACGCGCGCCCACCGAAGCGGCACTTCGCGTCCCCCCCGATCGGGCTAGTGCCGTGGCGGTCGGCGAATCACGAAAACAATGGCGAAGCCTCCATTCTCGACCGCGTCGATGAGTACCACCGCAACGGCTCGGCCGTCTTGCACCAGCACATCGCGGGGCTCGGCGGCGCCCAGGACCCGTATGCGCTATTCCTCACCTGCGCCGATTCCCGGATCCTGCCGAACGTCATCACCGCCAGCGGCCCCGGCGACCTGTATACCGTCCGCAACTTCGGCAACCTGGTGCCGGCCGACTCCGACGACCGATCGGTCGACGCCGCAATCGAATTCGCGGCCAGTCAGTTGGGCGTGCGTTCGGTTGTCATCTGCGGGCACTCGTCGTGCGCAGCGATGAAGGTGCTGCTCGACGACAACGCCGGTCACTCCGCGACCCCGATGGCCCAGTGGCTGCAATACGCCGGCGACAGTCTGGCCGCCTACCGGGATCACCATCCGGCACGCGCCAGCGCCGCGGCCAACGGGTACTCGGAGATCGACCAGCTGAGCATCGTCAACGTTGCCATTCAGCTGGAAAGACTGATCCGCCATCCGATCTTGGCGACCCCGGTCACGGTCGGCGATATCCAGGTGGTCGGCATCTTCTTCGACATCGCGACCACCCGGGTGTACGAGGTGACGCCGCGCGGCATCGTGTGCCGCGAAGAACCCCCCGCTACACGCCCGGCAGACGAACAACCTGCAGGAAGAACTCATCGATCTGCCTTACCGCACTGA
- a CDS encoding CaiB/BaiF CoA transferase family protein, translating into MPNSQPPKPLDGYRVLDFTQNIAGPLAGQIMADLGAEVIKVEAPHGEAARQIVAVLPGRPPLPTLFWPHNRGKKSVAVDLTNDEAKQQILRLVDTADVVLEGFRPGVMERMGLGPNELQARNPKLIYARLSAYGGNGPQGSRPGVDLMVAAESGMTTGMPTPSGKPQIIPFQLVDAASGHVLAQAVLAALLNRERHGVADVVRVAMYDVAVGMQASQLTIHLNKPAETPKPKPEAAPTAKKRKGVGFATQPSDAFKAADGYLVISAYVPKHWAKLCEIIGRPDMLDDERFIDQRSRAMNYPELTEELESALATRTAAEWVELLQEGGLMACLAYTWKQVVGTPMFAENELALTVGNGDDEITVIRTPARYSSFDAAATDPPPAPGQHNDMFLAES; encoded by the coding sequence ATGCCAAACAGCCAGCCGCCCAAGCCACTTGACGGATACCGGGTTCTCGATTTCACGCAGAACATCGCCGGGCCGCTGGCTGGACAGATCATGGCCGACCTCGGCGCCGAGGTGATCAAGGTCGAGGCGCCCCACGGCGAAGCGGCCCGGCAGATCGTCGCGGTGCTGCCCGGCCGGCCGCCGCTGCCCACGCTGTTCTGGCCGCACAACCGGGGCAAGAAGTCGGTGGCGGTGGACCTGACCAACGACGAAGCCAAACAACAGATCTTGCGACTGGTCGACACCGCCGATGTCGTACTCGAGGGGTTCCGGCCCGGGGTGATGGAGCGTATGGGGCTGGGCCCCAACGAGTTACAAGCGCGCAACCCGAAGCTCATCTACGCACGTTTGTCCGCCTATGGCGGCAACGGCCCGCAGGGCAGCCGGCCGGGCGTCGACCTGATGGTCGCCGCGGAGTCGGGCATGACCACCGGAATGCCCACGCCGAGCGGCAAACCACAGATCATTCCGTTCCAGCTCGTCGACGCGGCCAGCGGCCACGTGCTGGCGCAGGCGGTGCTGGCCGCGCTGCTCAACCGCGAGCGGCACGGTGTGGCAGACGTGGTCCGGGTGGCGATGTACGACGTCGCGGTCGGTATGCAGGCCAGCCAGCTCACGATTCACCTGAACAAGCCTGCCGAGACGCCCAAGCCGAAGCCGGAAGCGGCGCCAACTGCCAAGAAACGCAAGGGCGTTGGCTTCGCCACCCAGCCGTCGGATGCCTTCAAGGCCGCGGACGGGTACCTGGTGATCAGCGCGTACGTGCCCAAGCACTGGGCGAAGCTGTGCGAGATCATCGGCCGGCCCGACATGTTGGACGACGAACGGTTCATCGACCAGCGCTCCCGCGCGATGAACTACCCCGAGTTGACCGAGGAACTCGAGTCGGCGCTGGCCACCAGGACCGCCGCCGAATGGGTTGAGCTGCTGCAAGAAGGCGGCTTGATGGCCTGCCTGGCCTACACCTGGAAGCAGGTCGTCGGCACCCCGATGTTCGCCGAAAACGAACTCGCTCTCACGGTCGGCAATGGTGACGATGAAATCACGGTGATCCGCACTCCGGCCCGCTACTCCAGCTTCGACGCGGCAGCCACCGATCCCCCACCCGCGCCGGGCCAGCACAACGACATGTTTCTGGCCGAGTCCTGA
- a CDS encoding class I SAM-dependent methyltransferase has product MARSDDDTWDLATSVGATATMVAAGRARATKDELIDDRFAEPLVRAVGVDFFTRWANAELDAADVDEPGAPWGMQRMTDLLAARTRYIDAFFADAQQDEAAGIRQVVILASGLDARGYRLAWAPGTTVFEIDQPEVIEFKTTTIEALGAKPTAEVRAVAVDLRHDWPSALKRAGFDTGQPAAWAAEGLLGFLPPDAQDRLLDNITALSADGSRLVAEVFLNTGCNQNALNGASQRWRDHGLDVVLGDLGFPGERNDAATYLADRGWQPVRTPLNQLLADNGLPQQPDGDDAPFAKNYYCTAVLHQAG; this is encoded by the coding sequence ATGGCACGCAGCGACGACGACACCTGGGACCTGGCGACGAGCGTGGGAGCCACCGCCACCATGGTGGCCGCCGGACGGGCCCGGGCCACCAAGGACGAGCTGATCGACGACCGGTTCGCCGAGCCGCTGGTGCGCGCGGTCGGCGTCGACTTCTTCACCCGCTGGGCCAACGCCGAGCTCGACGCGGCCGACGTCGACGAGCCCGGCGCGCCGTGGGGCATGCAGCGGATGACCGACCTGCTGGCGGCGCGCACGCGCTACATCGATGCGTTCTTCGCCGACGCCCAGCAAGACGAAGCCGCCGGCATCCGCCAGGTCGTCATCCTGGCCTCCGGTCTGGACGCGCGCGGATACCGACTGGCCTGGGCTCCGGGAACGACGGTGTTCGAGATCGATCAGCCGGAAGTCATCGAGTTCAAGACCACCACGATCGAAGCGCTCGGTGCCAAGCCCACCGCCGAGGTCCGGGCCGTCGCGGTCGACCTGCGCCACGATTGGCCGTCGGCGCTGAAGCGGGCCGGATTCGATACCGGCCAACCCGCCGCGTGGGCCGCAGAAGGCCTCCTCGGCTTCCTGCCGCCCGACGCCCAGGATCGCTTGCTGGACAACATCACCGCGCTGTCCGCCGACGGCAGCCGGCTGGTGGCCGAGGTGTTTCTGAACACCGGCTGCAATCAGAACGCGTTGAACGGCGCCAGCCAGCGGTGGCGGGACCACGGGCTCGACGTCGTGCTCGGCGATCTGGGTTTCCCCGGCGAACGCAACGATGCGGCCACGTATCTGGCCGATCGCGGCTGGCAGCCGGTGCGCACCCCACTGAATCAGTTGTTGGCCGACAACGGATTACCGCAGCAGCCCGATGGTGACGACGCGCCGTTCGCCAAGAATTACTACTGCACCGCAGTCTTGCACCAGGCCGGGTAA
- a CDS encoding AMP-binding protein, whose protein sequence is MIKRLGLEARSLWWYARSGGLRLIPPSAMVPMLRAVERYGLLGAATAITAGRDPKGLALIDEHGPLSFGDLDRRTNALANEWRRLGLGPGTSVAILVGNHRGFLEAVFSAGKCGASILLLNTGFGSVQLAEMVAREGADLLVYDEEYATVVAGVHPRLGRLRAWAETPAADTLEGLIERGDPAAPPRSGGRPKIVISTSGTTGVPKGAVRSEPYSLIPVGGLLGKVPFRGREVTECCVPLFHSNGFSQAMYATVLGSTLVLRRHFDPERTVASVAAHRASAMVVVPTMLRRILDLGPAALAEHDLSSLRIVFIGGSQLGAALATRALEAFGPVVYNMYGSTEVAYATIATPADLAAEPGCVGSVAPGSVVKVYTDDGQEAPVGTTGRIFVGNILAFEGYSTGGQRESIEGLISTGDVGHFDRAGRLFVDGRDDEMIVSGGENVYPGEVEDALEHHPDIADVAVIGVDDEEFGQRLRAYIVLRPGASLTERDVQQYIRNRLARFKIPRDVLFVDELPRNAGGKVLKRMLNTQRGPASSSRPKDPRPIESVPRR, encoded by the coding sequence ATGATCAAACGCCTCGGGCTGGAAGCCCGGTCGCTGTGGTGGTACGCGCGATCTGGCGGACTCAGGTTGATTCCGCCGAGTGCGATGGTGCCGATGCTGCGTGCGGTCGAACGCTACGGCCTGCTGGGGGCGGCAACGGCGATCACCGCCGGGCGAGACCCCAAGGGGTTGGCGCTGATCGACGAGCACGGTCCGCTCAGTTTCGGCGACCTGGACAGGCGAACCAACGCATTGGCCAACGAGTGGCGTCGCCTGGGCCTCGGCCCGGGCACTAGCGTGGCCATCCTGGTGGGCAACCACCGCGGCTTTTTGGAAGCGGTCTTTTCCGCCGGCAAATGCGGCGCGAGCATCCTGCTGCTCAACACCGGCTTCGGCAGCGTGCAGCTCGCCGAGATGGTGGCTCGCGAGGGCGCCGACCTGCTGGTGTACGACGAGGAGTACGCCACCGTCGTCGCGGGCGTGCACCCCAGGCTGGGCCGGCTGCGCGCGTGGGCGGAAACGCCCGCGGCCGACACGCTCGAGGGGCTGATCGAACGCGGCGACCCCGCTGCGCCGCCGCGTTCCGGCGGCCGTCCCAAGATCGTCATCTCGACCAGCGGGACGACGGGCGTCCCCAAGGGCGCGGTACGTTCGGAACCCTACTCGCTGATCCCGGTCGGCGGCCTTCTCGGCAAAGTACCCTTCCGGGGCCGCGAGGTCACCGAATGCTGTGTGCCGCTGTTTCATTCGAATGGATTCAGCCAGGCGATGTACGCGACGGTGCTGGGCTCGACGTTGGTGCTGCGCCGCCACTTCGATCCCGAGCGGACCGTGGCGAGCGTGGCCGCACATCGTGCCAGTGCCATGGTCGTCGTTCCCACGATGCTGCGGCGCATCCTCGATCTGGGCCCGGCGGCGCTGGCCGAACACGATCTGTCGTCGCTGCGCATCGTGTTCATCGGCGGCTCCCAGCTGGGCGCCGCGCTGGCCACCCGTGCGCTTGAGGCATTCGGCCCCGTGGTCTACAACATGTACGGCTCGACCGAGGTCGCCTACGCGACCATCGCCACGCCCGCCGATCTGGCCGCCGAGCCGGGCTGCGTCGGTTCGGTGGCGCCCGGGTCGGTCGTCAAGGTCTACACCGACGATGGGCAGGAAGCACCCGTGGGAACGACGGGGCGGATTTTCGTCGGCAACATCCTGGCCTTCGAGGGATACAGCACCGGCGGCCAAAGGGAGTCCATCGAGGGCCTGATATCGACCGGCGACGTCGGTCATTTCGACCGGGCCGGCAGGCTGTTCGTCGACGGGCGCGACGACGAGATGATCGTCTCCGGCGGGGAGAACGTGTACCCGGGCGAGGTCGAGGATGCGCTCGAACACCACCCCGACATTGCGGACGTCGCGGTGATCGGCGTCGACGATGAGGAGTTCGGCCAGCGCCTGCGCGCCTACATCGTGCTGCGGCCGGGCGCGTCGCTGACCGAGCGTGACGTCCAGCAATATATCCGAAACCGGTTGGCGCGCTTCAAAATTCCGCGTGATGTGCTGTTCGTCGACGAGCTGCCCCGCAACGCGGGCGGAAAGGTGCTCAAGCGCATGCTGAACACGCAGCGAGGGCCCGCTTCGTCTAGCCGGCCGAAAGACCCTCGGCCCATTGAATCAGTCCCTCGACGTTGA
- a CDS encoding PPE family protein, translating into MDFGLLPPEVNSGLMYTGPGAGPMLAAAASWDAIAAQLESAASGCSSQISGLAARWIGPSSARMAAAASRHVAWLQLSATRAAKAAAQAYSAATAYEAAYGMTVPPPVVAENRLRLTALVATNVLGQNTPAIAATEAEYMQMWVQDASAMYGYAAAAETASALEPFEEPQQTTDPTGQEDQANAVARAAGDTAQSAAQLASSVEVPAGDILNVAPGGAVLQPGVTVNVTAGYPVIVAQGATIRVLADATYVLPNGNTFVFSAGPNAFVANTTITILQGTVQLTANSAGTITVPGQGLIAGTLVTATVDAGGSVVTINSGTVFTAPAVVTPVTPIAAASGTSGAVAAAPLAASPGLAGTAGIQPQLNVEGLIQWAEGLSAG; encoded by the coding sequence ATGGACTTCGGATTGCTGCCGCCGGAGGTCAACTCCGGGCTGATGTACACCGGGCCGGGGGCGGGGCCGATGCTGGCCGCCGCCGCGAGCTGGGACGCGATAGCCGCCCAGCTGGAGTCCGCCGCCAGCGGCTGCTCGTCGCAGATCTCGGGGCTAGCTGCGCGGTGGATTGGCCCGTCGTCGGCGCGGATGGCCGCCGCGGCCAGCCGCCACGTCGCGTGGCTACAACTCAGCGCCACCCGGGCCGCAAAGGCTGCCGCCCAGGCTTATTCGGCCGCGACAGCCTACGAGGCTGCGTACGGGATGACCGTGCCCCCACCAGTGGTCGCGGAGAACCGCCTGCGGCTCACGGCACTGGTCGCCACCAACGTGCTTGGCCAGAACACCCCGGCGATCGCGGCCACCGAAGCCGAGTACATGCAGATGTGGGTCCAGGATGCCAGCGCCATGTACGGCTATGCTGCCGCGGCCGAAACGGCCAGCGCGCTGGAACCTTTCGAGGAACCCCAGCAGACCACCGACCCGACGGGACAAGAGGATCAGGCCAATGCGGTGGCCCGGGCAGCCGGCGATACCGCCCAATCGGCGGCGCAGCTTGCCTCGTCCGTGGAAGTTCCGGCGGGCGACATACTCAACGTGGCGCCCGGTGGGGCGGTCCTCCAACCCGGCGTCACCGTCAACGTCACCGCGGGTTACCCCGTCATCGTTGCCCAAGGTGCAACCATACGTGTCCTCGCTGATGCGACATATGTCCTCCCCAACGGCAACACCTTCGTCTTTTCGGCCGGCCCCAACGCATTTGTGGCCAATACCACCATCACGATCCTGCAAGGCACCGTCCAACTCACAGCGAACAGCGCCGGCACCATCACCGTCCCGGGCCAGGGCCTTATCGCCGGCACCCTGGTGACGGCCACCGTCGACGCGGGCGGCTCGGTCGTCACCATCAATTCCGGCACCGTCTTTACGGCGCCAGCCGTCGTCACCCCAGTCACCCCCATCGCCGCCGCCTCGGGTACGTCCGGCGCGGTGGCGGCGGCGCCGTTGGCCGCCTCGCCTGGCCTGGCCGGAACCGCGGGAATTCAACCGCAGCTCAACGTCGAGGGACTGATTCAATGGGCCGAGGGTCTTTCGGCCGGCTAG
- the ctpC gene encoding manganese-exporting P-type ATPase CtpC: MSLALVEDIATAKGPSLEVLSDAAGRMRVSVPWVRCCARRAVAVEEAVAKQTGVRAVHAYPRTGSVVVWYSPRHCAVTDVMAAIGSAEHVAAELIPAREPHSSEVRNSDVLRMVIGGLALGLLGVRRYAFARPPLLGPSGRVVASGVTIFTGYPFLRGALRSLRSGKAGTDALVSAATVASLILRENVVALTVLWLLNIGEYLQDLTLRRTRRAISELLRGSQDTAWIRIAAPSGSPSPWTEIQVPIDSVEIGDEVVVHDHVAIPVDGEVVDGEAIVNQSAITGENLPVSVGVGTHVHAGSVVVRGRVVVRAQAVGNQTTIGRIISRVEEAQHDRAPIQTVGENFSRRFVPTSFIVSAITLAITGDVRRAMTMLLVACPCAVGLATPTAISAAIGNGARRGILIKGGSHLEQAGRIDAIVFDKTGTLTVGRPVVTNIVAMHKDWEPEQVLAYAASSEIHSRHPLAEAVIRSTEERHISIPPHEECEVLVGLGMRTWADGRTLLLGSPSLLQAEQVKVSKKAKEWVDKLRREAETPLLLAVDGTLVGLISLRDEVRPEAAEVLNKLRANGIRRIVMLTGDHPDIAEVVAGELGIDEWRAEVMPEDKLEVVRELQGEGYIVGMVGDGINDAPALAAADIGIAMGLAGTDVAVETADVALANDDLHRLLDVRDLGARAVDVIRENYGMSIAVNAAGLIIGAGGALSPVLAAILHNASSVAVVANSSRLIRYRLD, translated from the coding sequence ATGAGTCTCGCGCTCGTTGAAGACATCGCAACCGCCAAAGGCCCCTCCCTCGAAGTACTTTCGGATGCAGCCGGCCGCATGCGGGTTTCGGTCCCGTGGGTGCGCTGCTGCGCTCGGCGAGCCGTCGCGGTCGAAGAGGCCGTGGCCAAGCAGACCGGCGTCCGCGCCGTGCACGCCTACCCGCGCACCGGTTCGGTAGTCGTCTGGTATTCACCCCGCCACTGTGCCGTCACCGACGTCATGGCCGCCATCGGCAGCGCCGAACATGTTGCCGCCGAACTGATTCCGGCACGGGAGCCACATTCCTCGGAAGTCCGCAATTCCGATGTGCTGCGCATGGTGATCGGCGGTCTGGCCCTGGGCTTACTCGGCGTGCGCCGCTACGCTTTCGCCCGGCCCCCACTGCTCGGCCCGAGCGGGCGGGTGGTCGCCTCCGGCGTCACGATCTTCACCGGCTACCCATTCCTGCGCGGTGCGCTGCGCTCGCTGCGATCCGGTAAGGCCGGCACCGATGCGCTGGTCTCGGCCGCGACCGTCGCGAGCTTGATCCTGCGCGAGAACGTGGTCGCGCTGACCGTGCTGTGGTTGCTGAATATCGGTGAGTACCTACAAGATCTGACATTGCGGCGGACCCGGCGGGCCATTTCGGAACTGCTGCGCGGCAGCCAGGACACGGCGTGGATCCGGATCGCGGCGCCGTCCGGGAGCCCGAGCCCCTGGACCGAGATCCAGGTGCCGATCGACAGCGTCGAGATCGGCGACGAGGTGGTGGTGCACGACCACGTCGCGATCCCGGTGGACGGCGAAGTGGTCGACGGCGAGGCCATCGTCAACCAATCCGCGATCACCGGGGAGAACCTGCCCGTGAGCGTCGGTGTGGGCACCCACGTGCACGCCGGGTCCGTCGTGGTGCGCGGACGCGTGGTGGTACGCGCGCAGGCCGTCGGCAACCAGACCACGATCGGGCGCATCATCAGTCGCGTCGAGGAGGCGCAGCACGACCGGGCCCCGATCCAGACGGTCGGCGAAAACTTCTCGCGCCGGTTCGTTCCCACCTCGTTCATCGTCTCGGCGATCACGCTGGCGATCACCGGAGACGTCCGGCGCGCGATGACCATGCTGTTGGTCGCCTGCCCCTGTGCGGTGGGCCTGGCCACCCCGACAGCGATCAGCGCGGCGATCGGCAACGGCGCGCGCCGCGGCATCCTGATCAAGGGCGGATCGCACCTCGAGCAGGCGGGTCGGATCGACGCGATCGTGTTCGACAAGACCGGGACCCTCACCGTCGGACGTCCGGTAGTCACGAATATCGTTGCCATGCACAAGGATTGGGAGCCAGAGCAGGTGCTGGCGTATGCGGCCAGCTCCGAGATCCACTCGCGGCATCCGCTGGCCGAGGCTGTCATCCGCTCCACCGAGGAGCGTCACATCAGCATCCCGCCGCACGAGGAGTGCGAGGTGCTGGTCGGCCTGGGCATGCGGACCTGGGCCGACGGCCGCACCCTGCTGCTGGGCAGCCCGTCGCTGCTGCAGGCCGAGCAGGTCAAGGTGTCCAAGAAGGCCAAGGAGTGGGTCGACAAGCTGCGCCGCGAGGCCGAGACCCCGCTGCTACTGGCGGTGGACGGCACCCTGGTCGGGCTGATCAGCCTGCGTGACGAAGTCCGGCCCGAGGCTGCCGAGGTGCTGAACAAGCTGCGGGCTAACGGGATTCGCCGCATCGTGATGCTCACCGGCGACCACCCGGACATCGCCGAGGTGGTCGCCGGCGAGCTGGGCATCGACGAGTGGCGCGCCGAGGTGATGCCCGAGGACAAGCTCGAGGTGGTGCGCGAGCTGCAGGGCGAGGGCTACATCGTCGGCATGGTGGGCGATGGTATCAACGATGCTCCGGCGCTGGCAGCCGCCGACATCGGGATCGCCATGGGGCTGGCCGGAACCGACGTCGCCGTCGAAACCGCCGACGTGGCGCTGGCCAACGACGATCTGCATCGCCTACTCGACGTCCGCGATTTGGGCGCCCGCGCGGTCGATGTGATCCGGGAGAACTACGGCATGTCGATCGCCGTCAACGCCGCCGGGCTGATCATCGGCGCCGGCGGGGCGCTGTCCCCGGTGCTGGCCGCGATTCTGCACAACGCGTCGTCGGTTGCCGTGGTGGCCAACAGTTCTCGCCTGATCCGCTACCGCCTCGACTAA
- a CDS encoding DUF1490 family protein yields the protein MAAYGLLAKAAGTVFTGLVGVTAYEVVRKAVAKAPLHQTAVATAELGLRGTRKAETAAESARLKLADVMAEARERIGEEAPTPSLGDTHDHDH from the coding sequence ATGGCGGCATACGGGCTACTGGCGAAGGCGGCGGGAACGGTATTCACCGGCCTGGTCGGCGTGACGGCTTATGAGGTGGTCCGCAAGGCGGTGGCCAAGGCGCCGCTGCACCAGACCGCCGTGGCGACCGCCGAACTCGGACTGCGCGGCACCCGCAAAGCCGAGACGGCCGCGGAGTCGGCACGACTCAAACTCGCCGACGTGATGGCCGAGGCCCGCGAGCGCATCGGCGAGGAGGCGCCTACCCCTTCCCTTGGCGACACCCACGATCACGACCACTGA
- a CDS encoding TIGR03089 family protein, with the protein MHQLTTLSGAILDPMLAADPVGPRITYYDDATGERIELSAVTLANWAAKTGNLLRDELGAGPHSRVAILLPAHWQTAAVLFGVWWIGAEAVLDGPGDLALCTTERLDEADAAVEPGGEVAVLSLDPFGRPAPDLPIGVTDYATAVRVHGDQIVAERHPGPALAGRSVEEVLADCESSAATRGLMAKDRVLSTASWPGPTELVDGLLAVMSIGASLVQVANPDPAALQRRVETEKITRIL; encoded by the coding sequence GTGCATCAACTGACCACGCTATCCGGGGCAATCCTCGATCCGATGCTGGCCGCCGACCCCGTCGGTCCGCGCATCACCTATTACGACGACGCGACCGGCGAGCGCATCGAGTTGTCCGCGGTGACCCTGGCCAACTGGGCGGCCAAGACCGGCAACCTATTACGCGACGAGTTGGGCGCGGGCCCGCACAGCCGGGTGGCGATCTTGCTGCCGGCGCATTGGCAGACCGCGGCGGTGCTGTTCGGGGTGTGGTGGATCGGCGCCGAGGCGGTTCTCGACGGGCCGGGCGACCTGGCACTGTGCACCACCGAACGGCTCGACGAGGCCGACGCGGCGGTCGAGCCCGGCGGCGAGGTCGCAGTGTTGTCGCTGGATCCGTTCGGCCGCCCGGCGCCGGACCTGCCGATCGGCGTCACCGATTACGCCACCGCGGTGCGGGTGCACGGCGACCAGATCGTCGCCGAACGCCATCCCGGCCCCGCGCTGGCCGGCCGGTCCGTCGAAGAAGTCCTGGCCGACTGTGAAAGCTCTGCGGCGACAAGGGGTTTGATGGCCAAGGATCGGGTGCTTTCCACCGCCTCGTGGCCGGGCCCCACCGAGTTGGTCGACGGCCTGCTGGCCGTCATGTCCATCGGCGCCTCGTTGGTGCAGGTCGCCAACCCGGATCCGGCGGCGCTGCAGCGCCGCGTCGAGACCGAGAAGATCACCCGCATCCTCTGA